The following is a genomic window from Brachyspira sp. SAP_772.
AAAATTATTATTTATGTTGTTGGGTATTATAATATTTTAATAAATTATTTTTTTATTATTTATATGGGGGGATTTTTCATGCAAGAAGATATTTTATTTACAAGAAGAAGTATAAGAAAATATATTAAAGACAARGCAGTTGAAAAAGAAAAGATAGAATATATATTAAAGGCTGCTATGTATGCTCCTTCTGCAAACAATAAAAGAAACTGGGAGTTTATAGTTGTAGAGAAAAGAGAGAC
Proteins encoded in this region:
- a CDS encoding nitroreductase family protein, whose amino-acid sequence is MQEDILFTRRSIRKYIKDKAVEKEKIEYILKAAMYAPSANNKRNWEFIVVEKRET